The proteins below are encoded in one region of Lactuca sativa cultivar Salinas chromosome 3, Lsat_Salinas_v11, whole genome shotgun sequence:
- the LOC111919363 gene encoding protein LAZY 1 isoform X2: MKLLDWMHRKFRNGDPLKEFATEYYPKSNYYAKTSSKARENQLLKSFSCIRSDDEHMGEESSAALSELFHGFLAIGTLGIDPVNSDPATPTFSTSVEYIMEKETEATENELQFINDELEKVLGAEGKEDDSSGRNSYVSIGRSSHGSTITLSGKPLEAAENENGAVACPLQGYLFGSTIGLPETTTGKKEHRTSLGELFQKTKMAEENSGLKCNRIEKQKERDTDKSAVHLMKKILKGRKSSGGTNIDNASADKKVHKILHLFHRKVHPETTTKSQNHSKYLRNSICDNEDGHKRRNQMLPEEDISIFPEKEISKKGANTTRINMPQGPCGAGDSNGNRECWIKSDADYLVLEL; encoded by the exons ATGAAG TTGCtagattggatgcatcgcaagtTTAGGAATGGTGATCCACTAAAAGAATTTGCTACAG AGTACTATCCTAAATCAAACTATTACGCCAAGACATCGAGCAAAGCACGTGAAAACCAGCTCCTTAAATCATTTTCATGCATAAGATCAGATGACGAGCACATGGGAGAAGAATCATCTGCTGCTCTTTCTGAACTCTTTCATGGATTTTTGGCGATTGGGACTCTTGGAATAGATCCAGTTAATAGCGATCCAGCAACACCAACATTCTCCACCTCAGTTGAGTATATTATGGAAAAAGAAACCGAGGCAACAGAAAATGAACTGCAGTTCATCAATGATGAGTTGGAGAAAGTGCTGGGTGCTGAAGGAAAAGAAGATGACTCATCTGGGAGAAACAGTTACGTCAGTATTGGAAGAAGCAGTCATGGAAGCACAATTACACTTAGTGGCAAACCTTTAGAAGCTGCAGAAAATGAAAATGGAGCAGTTGCCTGCCCACTTCAGGGTTATCTCTTTGGATCAACAATTGGACTGCCGGAAACGACTACAGGAAAGAAAGAACATAGAACATCACTAGGGGAATTGTTTCAGAAAACTAAAATGGCAGAGGAAAATAGTGGACTTAAATGCAACAGGATAGAAAAACAGAAGGAGAGAGACACTGATAAATCTGCTGTCCACTTGATGAAAAAGATTCTGAAAGGAAGAAAATCTTCAGGAGGAACCAATATTGATAATGCTTCAGCGGATAAGAAAGTGCACAAG ATCCTACATCTGTTCCACAGGAAAGTTCATCCTGAAACTACAACAAAATCGCAAAATCACTCCAAGTATTTGAGAAACAGCATCTGTGACAACGAGGACGGACATAAAAGAAGAAACCAAATGCTGCCTGAGGAAGATATTAGTATATTTCCTGAGAAAGAGATTTCAAAAAAGGGTGCAAACACCACAAGAATCAACATGCCCCAGGGTCCATGTGGTGCCGGTGATTCGAATGGAAACAGAGAATGCTGGATCAAATCAGATGCAGACT ATCTGGTGCTAGAACTGTAG
- the LOC111919347 gene encoding uncharacterized protein LOC111919347: MTGHEFTLELLHRNPLQCLEVLRMSRESFVWLCAHFRVNYALKDSKHVSVEEKMTMFLMMIGHNQRYVIIKRRFQHSKQTIHKLFHEVLDKMLLFVHDIIVPTSFNPNPNIPGHNRRLRRVFKGAVGALDDTLIHVVVPANKRDLYRSRGKGDCYQNILAICDFNMMFTFVVAGWEWIAHDSRILSEALANPHAPFPLPPSDKYYLCDAAYANIRGFMAPYRNVRYWLGDFRRRRALTNKEKFNHAHAKLRNVIERAFGVLKARFPILKRMAPFSLVTQRNITLACFVLHNFIRREGLRDDFFARYDEPNVSVRNNNAVVDNDEDEIPTHGTAADREYMTQLRNEIAEQLMQNME; this comes from the exons ATGACAGGacatgaatttacgttagagttacTTCACCGTAATCCTTTACAATGTCTTGAAGTTCTACGCATGTCCCGTGAATCATTTGTCTGGCTATGTGCTCATTTTAGAGTAAACTACGCGTTAAAGGACAGCAAACATGTGTCGGTTGAGGAGAAGATGACTATGTTTTTGATGATGATCGGTCATAACCAACGTTATGTGATTATCAAGCGGAGATTTCAACACTCAAAGCAAACAATTCATAAGCTTTTTCATGAAGTGTTGGACAAAATGTTGCTTTTTGTACATGACATTATAGTACCGACTTCTTTTAATCCGAATCCAAACATTCCGGGACACAATAGGAGGCTACGACGGGTGTTCAAGGGAGCAGTTGGTGCACTTGATGACACTTTGATACATGTTGTTGTCCCTGCAAACAAACGGGATTTATATAGAAGTAGGGGAAAAGGTGATTGTTACCAAAACATATTGGCAATATGTGACTTCAACATGATGTTTACGTTTGTTGTGGCCGGTTGGGAATGGATAGCACACGATTCTAGAATTTTATCAGAAGCATTAGCAAATCCACATGCACCATTCCCGCTTCCACCATCAG ataaatattatctttgtgatgccgCTTATGCAAACATTCGAGGTTTTATGGCACCATACCGTAATGTAAGGTATTGGCTTGGAGATTTTCGTCGAAGACGTGCATTAAcgaataaagaaaaatttaaccATGCACACGCAAAACTTCGGAATGTCATTGAGCGTGCTTTTGGTGTCTTGAAAGCACGATTCCCTATATTGAAGAGGATGGCACCATTCTCGTTGGTTACACAACGAAACATTACCCTAGCATGTTTTGTGCTTCATAATTTTATAAGAAGAGAGGGACTACGTGATGATTTTTTTGCACGATATGATGAACCAAATGTCTCGGTTCGGAATAACAATGCAGTCGTTGATAATGATGAAGACGAGATTCCAACACATGGTACTGCAGCGGACCGTGAATATATGACCCAGTTACGGAATGAAATTGCCGAACAATTGATGCAAAATATGGAATGA
- the LOC111919363 gene encoding protein LAZY 1 isoform X1 has product MKLLDWMHRKFRNGDPLKEFATGNPCTCLMGQPSLDDPEYYPKSNYYAKTSSKARENQLLKSFSCIRSDDEHMGEESSAALSELFHGFLAIGTLGIDPVNSDPATPTFSTSVEYIMEKETEATENELQFINDELEKVLGAEGKEDDSSGRNSYVSIGRSSHGSTITLSGKPLEAAENENGAVACPLQGYLFGSTIGLPETTTGKKEHRTSLGELFQKTKMAEENSGLKCNRIEKQKERDTDKSAVHLMKKILKGRKSSGGTNIDNASADKKVHKILHLFHRKVHPETTTKSQNHSKYLRNSICDNEDGHKRRNQMLPEEDISIFPEKEISKKGANTTRINMPQGPCGAGDSNGNRECWIKSDADYLVLEL; this is encoded by the exons ATGAAG TTGCtagattggatgcatcgcaagtTTAGGAATGGTGATCCACTAAAAGAATTTGCTACAG GAAACCCTTGTACTTGTCTTATGGGGCAACCATCACTTGATGATCCAGAGTACTATCCTAAATCAAACTATTACGCCAAGACATCGAGCAAAGCACGTGAAAACCAGCTCCTTAAATCATTTTCATGCATAAGATCAGATGACGAGCACATGGGAGAAGAATCATCTGCTGCTCTTTCTGAACTCTTTCATGGATTTTTGGCGATTGGGACTCTTGGAATAGATCCAGTTAATAGCGATCCAGCAACACCAACATTCTCCACCTCAGTTGAGTATATTATGGAAAAAGAAACCGAGGCAACAGAAAATGAACTGCAGTTCATCAATGATGAGTTGGAGAAAGTGCTGGGTGCTGAAGGAAAAGAAGATGACTCATCTGGGAGAAACAGTTACGTCAGTATTGGAAGAAGCAGTCATGGAAGCACAATTACACTTAGTGGCAAACCTTTAGAAGCTGCAGAAAATGAAAATGGAGCAGTTGCCTGCCCACTTCAGGGTTATCTCTTTGGATCAACAATTGGACTGCCGGAAACGACTACAGGAAAGAAAGAACATAGAACATCACTAGGGGAATTGTTTCAGAAAACTAAAATGGCAGAGGAAAATAGTGGACTTAAATGCAACAGGATAGAAAAACAGAAGGAGAGAGACACTGATAAATCTGCTGTCCACTTGATGAAAAAGATTCTGAAAGGAAGAAAATCTTCAGGAGGAACCAATATTGATAATGCTTCAGCGGATAAGAAAGTGCACAAG ATCCTACATCTGTTCCACAGGAAAGTTCATCCTGAAACTACAACAAAATCGCAAAATCACTCCAAGTATTTGAGAAACAGCATCTGTGACAACGAGGACGGACATAAAAGAAGAAACCAAATGCTGCCTGAGGAAGATATTAGTATATTTCCTGAGAAAGAGATTTCAAAAAAGGGTGCAAACACCACAAGAATCAACATGCCCCAGGGTCCATGTGGTGCCGGTGATTCGAATGGAAACAGAGAATGCTGGATCAAATCAGATGCAGACT ATCTGGTGCTAGAACTGTAG